The Eretmochelys imbricata isolate rEreImb1 chromosome 4, rEreImb1.hap1, whole genome shotgun sequence sequence ACTGAAGCGAAGCATAAAAGGCCACAGACCCAAGAGCAATTAAAAAATTTAGTTTTCTTCATGTCTGAAATGCATTAGAACAGTTTGTTCAGTTTAAGTTTTAGGGGATGACTCTGCCATCTGAATAGTCAGATGGATACCTTTATGTGCCCCGGTAACTCAAAAGAAAAAGGCTTCAGAGCCATTTAGTCTGTTGAGTTAATTATCCAGGAACTAAAAAGACCCTTGGACCATAACAGATCTACAGTTAATTATAGCTAGAGTTCTGAAACTGGATTTAGTATTTGGATCAGTTGTCTACCCCATCCCATACACGTGAATAGCCTCCAAGGAGCCCCCAAATGCAAGGAAATAAAATATTGAGACCAATACTCAGGCATCGACTTGTGCAACTCAGCCTAGATAAGTATTGAGTTCCCTATGATCTTACTTAACATGGAAGACCAAGAGCAGCCCCTTTTATGTGCACAGCACAGTTTGCTAGGAGGGGAAGGCATAGGGAACCTCTTTCTCCAACACTTGAATGAGACATGGGGGGACTGGTTCTTGCACAAGCCAGTATACCACAGCCTCAGAGTGGGCATGTTCTGACACTAGGGAGTGCATTCAGACGTATAGCCAGCTACTGCATGCACTGCTGGCTGAAGCACATCCAAGCTGCCCTTGCTGTGGACTCCTGCAGTAAATTACACATTGCTAAGCTCTTCCTAATACTGGCCCAGAGCCTATAAACTCTAGGAACAGTGAGTTAGTAAAACGTCAGGTGTGAATATTTCAGTTGTCGGAAGATAAATTGTGTTCATACCCTTTTTACTTCTTTCTGATGTAGGAAGAGCTCAAAGATCTTCTTCCCAAGACCAggtaacattttgtttttttcatataaGGGAGAGACTGGAACATCAGCAATTGAGAGAGGAGGAGATTTCAGTCTGACTTTTTAAACCTGTTTTTTGTTcaaatatgtgaaagaaaatcaacctgtgTGAAAGATTCAAACACCTTGACCCTTCAACTGTGGGCTCAGAAAGCTCCCACTCTGGTTTTTCAAGGAGGCTTCCAGAAAAAACAGGAAGCCACGACCTAATATTTCTAATATAAGAGAGCAAAAGAATGGCAGCTGCTTCTCCTTTTCACCCCATTTTTTGGGAACATCTTTCAGATCTAGATATAtcacaaagaaggaaaaaaagacacaaacccaattgcttcccccaccccttggcAGCTTGTCTTTAAGGCCAATAAAACCCTGTGCTGTAATTTGACCTGTAAATCCAAGATATAGATCAGCTAACATACACCCAAGGGATTTGTATATCTTAAAGAAACGTTCTGATGAAGCTGAGGGAATGTCTGAATGTTAAATTATAATTTTAACTTTTCTGCTGCTATCAATTGCCGCCATACTAGTGTAATCAATTGTAAGATACAACGTGAGCATGACTTACCTGAGCTTCCCTTACTAATTTGTAACAGCTATCTAAAACGTGGTCTTTCTATACAGGAGAAGCAATGAACAGAGTATCAGGGCAGTTTGCTAGTCCATAGCTGGATTCCCAGAGCTATGCTTAGTTCAAGTAACAAATAAGGTTACGGTATCAGTAATCAGTTAAGCAAACAAAAAGTCAGCTAACATCAGCTTTTGCTACACTAGAAATCTTTTGCCCAATTGGAGGATATTTGTTTAGGTACAAGATTGTTTTCAAGCTTCAGATGATTTGGCTCAGTAAGTAATAGTAAAGCAATGGAGTTTCCTATTTCAAGAATGTGGGCCTGACTTCCAAAATTAAGTGTGTATGTAATCTGTATACGCAAATACCACTTACATCTGCATGCACAAATGGCCAGTTACAAATTTTGCAGGCTCTTTGCATGTGTAATTGTGTTTTTCCATACATAATTACCCACTCCTAACTATCAAAGTCAAAAATGTGTGTCAAGCAGAGGTGTGTGAAATGTTTGTATGGTTTCAGGATATTCTGCAATACTTCTATTGTTCTGTCACAAACTGTAAAAATCTAAAGATCACCAAGGTTCAAGAGCCATGCTAGTGTGTAATAATAATAGCTAGTTcttttatagtgcttttcatctttagctctcaaagtgctttacaaaggaggtcactaTCATGGATCAATTTACATCTTTGCATCAAAATCATGTAAAATCTGTGGTTCTGCTAAGTTATGATGCAAGAGCAAGTGAAAACTGGCTACTTTTTCATTTTGAGACTTGGCACCTAGATACTGATGATACTATGGGGATGGCACATTACAAATGTGTAAGACAAATGTATTTGAAATCAAAATTTGACAGATACAAAGATACACAGATTGAAAGCAAAGACACGTTCCATATGAATTTCTGAGACGGAACCCCCTGAGTTTCACATAGCTATAGCACAGCTATATGTCCAAATAGTAGTCTGTGGACCACTGGCGGGTGGTCAATGGAAATGTCTTGCCACACGGTACTGGTTCTCCCACTTTCCAGTTTGAGAGAAACTGGACCAGAAAGGGAGGGAGatatgaaataaaagaaaaaggagactgTGTAATtgtttcctcaaaaagaacaaaagCACTTGCCGCTCTAAAAACAgctaaaaatatacaaatattacTTAATATAACTTTCCCCAAGTAaacaattgctgtagttgccacagagACCTCATACAATTATGAACAAGACGGGCTGTGGGCCTTCTGACTGCAAATGGAAAGTGGTCCACAAGACAATCTTTCTACAAAGAGATGTTCTCTTCTGGAAAAGCTTGAGAATCTGAGCTCTAATCTCGAGTTAGCTTTTTACTGCTCATGTTTAAATGGCATCACTCCAGTGGatttaaaacaagatttttctTAATATTACTTACGTGTCATTTTTGATGATGAATAAATAGATCCTTCCTTCTCACTGAAGATACTTTTGCAAATTGGTTGGCTCATTTGGGAAATGCTAGGAAACTTTATTAAAGGAAGTAATGTACCTTACAGTACATTAGGCTGGCCTGAGTTGATATTtatattaacaaaataaatataagtaATAAGGAAAGCAAAACTACAGTGGAATGGAGAGCCAGCCCTCTGCTATCCTGGGTTGTCcatgattttaaaatctttatcATTTAGGTGTGGTGACTAGGACATGATCTGAAGTGTTACCATCgctataatttttcatttttactttttttgtttttttagaaatacCTAGTTTTGAGAAGCTTTATATTAATCTTTTTTAATGGTGATACTTTGTATTAAAAGCTGGAGATCACTGATTTAAGTAAGTTATGGCTTTTGTACTTTAAGCATATATATTCTAAACCAAGCATCAGTAAGTGTCCTGGGTACGttatattttctgtttccagCAATGTTCAGTATTGTGTGTGCTTTGCACCTCAGAAGTGAGTCTGCCAAGGCACTTAGAGAATGTAAGTTTTTTAGGGACTTAGTGAGAATGGGCTACAATTGACACAAAAGAGAACCCATCCATCAGCAGTGTCAAATCCCCCAACAAGCATACTTCCTTTATAAACACTCAAAATCTACTAAAAATCCACAATGAGGAAAAAAAGCCATTTACTGCATGTCCCTAAAAGACAAAGATTTCCCCTAATAAAAGCACAAAGAGTGGATCTTGGCTGCCTGTAAAAACAGaacaaggttttgttttgttttcaaaacagaacaaaacaaacaaacaaaaaccccagaaATACCACACGCTTGCTATTTCCACAAATCCACTTCCTTTTATCTATCCTTAGAGGTCAGTTTTTCAATCAGTTCTTGAAGTGGAGCCAGTTCTCTTCTGTCAATAAGGTTGAATTCCTGtagaaggggggcgggggagggggagagaacaaCATTTTACTTGCACAGACAATGTCATGTTAGTACCAGCTTTACATTTAATTATAAAGTTACCCTGCAGTTTGCAATCGTCCAGGCTTACCTGTTAGCCATTTTCAACATCTAGGTAGCTGGTTCAAATCCAATCTAGGTCACTAATGACTAAATATGGTTACCATCAACAGAAGGCTATTCAGCagtctatgtgaaatgaattagtGTGTTCAATAAAGTGCCTGGTAGATCTATATTCCAAAAAAAGATTTTACTTCACACTCAGTAAACTCCCTTCTCAGATCCTGTTCTGTATTAAGGCCATTCAACAATGCAGCTCAGACAGTTGTTCCCCTTCTATAACTTCTAAAGGGCCACTTCCTTGGTGGAAAAACAGTAGAAGCCAGTAAATGCACTCTTTGCAGCTTGATTTCAGAGTTTTCTTCTTCTACTGGCTGTGAATTAAGGTTTTCTTTGGTACTTGTATGTTTTGTGGAAACATGTCATAATCCATTGTTGCAATCTGTTAATACTTATAGCAATAATTATACACTGGAATACAAGTAAGGTAGCATCTTGGGCTTAGAGCTTCCCAATTATGTAACAACACCTGCTTCTATACCAGCTGCTAGAAAACTCAAAGAATGGTATTTTTATATATCAACATTTTAATATATCCTGTCTTCAGAGTAAAAGGCAACCATTACCATAGCATTCTTATGCTAATTTAcctgaacaaaaaaaataaagtgcTTGAAGGATGTATTAAGATGTGCCTCTTCTTGCAGCTGGATCACTGGATCAAAGTGCTGGTGGTAAATGTGAGCATAAACTCTAAAGAGACGCTTTAGAATGGTCTTTGCCACTGACATGAAGTTCTTTGGGAAAGGAACAcctaaaaagaaataaatgtattgtaagctctttgggggcaaagACCATgtcttcatagattttaaaaccagagggactattatgatcacttagcacataacacaggccatgatttcacccagtgattcctacatCAAGCCTATAATGCCTATCTGAGTTAGAGCCTATGTTGCAGAAAGACATCCCATTcttgctttaaagacttcaaatgatggaAAATCCCCCTCtgtgtaaattgttccaatggttacccttgctgtcaaaaaaaaaattgcacctaatttctagtttgaatttgtctagcttcagcttccaaccacttGTTATGCCTTAGTCTGTTAGATTAAAGTGTCCTCtattatcagaaatcttctccccatgtaggtacataACTATGATCAAGTTACCTCtcaaccttctcttggataaactaaatagattgagcttcttttgTGTCTCACCGTACGACAGActtcaaatcattcttgtagctctttcctgaatcctttccaatttatcaacatactTTTTACTCTGTGGACACCAGAATCAGATGGAGTATGTGAGTAGTGGTCTCACTTATCCCTTACACTGGGGCAATAAAACCTCCTTACTCCTACTCAATATTTCCTTGCTTATACATCTAAGGATTGCATTTGCTCTCTTAAGCtactgcatcacattggcagTGCATGCTCACTTGGTTATCCACTATGAACCTGTTGGTcattttctgagtcactgcttatAGTGACCCATCCCCCATCCTATTAAAAAAGgtcttcatatatatatatatatatatacacacacacacacacacacacacacacacacacttgaacaGGGCCAAACAAAATGGAGATCCAAGCCCTCTGTGCACTACACTAAGataaacattaaataattaaaaacacaataaacattactgttaataataataaaagcagtTTTCCTCTCCCCCAACAGCTCTGAACTGAAGCACTAAAGCAAATGCCATTCTGCTAACAGGTTCTACATTGCCACCTACTGAGCAGGGGATAGTTGGGAAGAGGGatgacttaaaaaaacaaacctattaTAGGTTCAATGCACCCGACTAAAACCATGAACAAGTAAAAGCAAAAGCCATTTGATTTTGACAGATGGTCCATTTTCTAAAATGGGCTGTCATTAACTGCTTCCTGAATAGTGCCATGCATTTAAAGAAGCCTCCTCAAAACATAAAACATTTCCCAATTTATTTGTAAACAGTAAGTTCTGTATTCACAATCAAGGATGCAATGCTGATCCAGTCGGGGAATACCTCCTTGGGGCTATGCTTATTTTGGTAGTTGGGAAAACACTATATTCTGCAAAAAGACACTGAGGATAAGGTACAGGGGTTGGAATTACTTTTCCTCCTCTCCTATTTCTCTAGGAGAAACACTCtgctttttaaaaggagaaagctGAAGAATCAATGAAAATACAGTTGCTTATTTAAACAGAAACACCCTTTTTCTACATCCTGAATTTTAACAGGTTTTTATTAAGGATTGCTCTATTATGTATCATGTCCAATAGCCAGGCACACAAATTGTACCTGCTTAAACACATGCAAGTACCTTTCAGTGTATTAATACATTGTTCTTTAACTGTCCTACAGCAGTCACTAATAATTTAAGAAACAACTCAATATTCAACAGCTCACTATTTCTGTTTATTGCTGAGTTCCCTTTGGGGTTGAATCAATATTTTTTCCATCCTGTAAATTCAGACACAAAGCTACACATGCTTTTTTCAATGCTAAGAGATCTTAATAGTCCTGTACAACTGGATGCTGATTTCACTGTTCATTTTTACCTATTTTGGATGGAAATAGTGTTTCGTCATCCAGCTGATCCTGGACCCAAGTCATCAGGTAATCAATGTACtttggtgctgagcacttgattGGTTTCTTTATGTTTGTCCCATCTGCCCAGTGATACTCGTATCTGGGTTGGAACAGAAAGGAAAGACATCTCTTGAACACACAACTGAGTCATTCATACAAAAGCCTTGGAAAggtttttcatttctgtttaaggATTGAACTTGATTTTTATACTTCTTTTAGAGACACTCACTCCAGGTCCTTCCCTACCACCAACTCAGAAATGAAAAGGACTGCTGAGTGCTGCAGTCCTCCCAAAGGAACCAATGAGCtatattttatatctatctatctatctatatataaaaatagatATTCCTCTAAATACAAAACAGAATGATACTGCCAGTTTAAATCCATGTGCTTTCAGAGAAAACATTGTTACCTATCCTACAAATCTGATCTTAAATTATTAGAActgaaagaatttaaataaatCTTAACTTTTAAACAGCTTAAatttactcttcatttttttcagctTGGACTGAAAATAGCCTAGTCACTTTCATTTTCTATTCTTAACACAATAGCAGAATGCTGTGATGTTTCACTGGCAAACAGCAggggaatgtttgtttaaaaatgtttcctccaGAATTAAAATTATGAGAACAATTTTATTTGTCATACAtctttgtaaaaatatatttaaaatatatttgttttacacAAGAGCAAAATTGTGGACAATTTAATCAGACAGTGcctgttttaaacaatttaaagtgTTTTGTCAGTTAAATCAGCAACTAGGAGAACCTTTTCATAATAATTTTTAGAAGAGAGATCAGTTACGGCAATAAACAAGACTAACGTTTATTTACACATCTCTCTTGGTTTATCAAatcatggatagttctttgaaaacatctagTCAATGtacaacagcagtcaaaaaagcaaacaatgttaggaaccattaggaaaaggatagataagaagacagcaatatcataatgccactaaataaatccatggtacgcccacactttCAATACTGTGTGCTATTcttgtctccccatctcaaaaaaagatatattagaattggaaaaggtacagagaagggcaacaaaaattattaagggtatggaatagcttccatacaaggagagattaaaaagtcagatttttcagcttggaaaacaggtgactatggggagatatgatagagatctaaagtatcatgaatggtgtggagaaaatgaataaggtaAGTGGGTTGGCACACTGCTGAGAGTGAGGAGCTATTTAAAGAGGCAGATTCAAATGAGGATATATAACTGTTCTCACAGCAGACATGTAAGGCAGAGGAACAGCAATTTCCTATTTAATTAAGTTATTAGCTTCGGCCAAAATTGAGATTTGTGGATACTCTTCACTTCTAAAAGTCAGGCCTCTTttttttaggtgcctgaatacagaagtgctgagcacccacaaatctaactgaagtcaaagggatctTTCAAGTGctcactcggggggggggggggggggaggccacTTTTATGAAGATACCTAAATTTGGACTTGCAAGTCGAACCCTAAATTTGGACTTGCAAGTCTAACCCTAGACATCCAGatgtgaaaattttggccttcatGTTTTTTCTGGTGTGTACCTATTGGCAGACATGAAACACAAtgagaaaagggggaaatgaagCAATACTcaatttcccctccttcccagaacCTTGTAAACATATTACTTTAACAATATATTTTATACAGACTAATAATTTTTCAATGTGCTTGATCTGCTTATGGTTACATGGCAGTTGATGTGGCAAATATAGTAATGAGGACTGATGATGGAAAGCAGGTGTAGCTCGTTTTGGTTGGGTTGAGGAAAGAATATGGGTATGAATAGGAGACATTGTTTTAAGACATGAGTAAGTGAAACTTActattttctttccctatttttatttttttgacaaTTAATCATACAGTGGACGACTGGGTAGTGGAAGGCAGAACAATAAGGACTCTTCGTGCTGTTGCTACTGACCTCAATGGGCACGTCTACGCTAGAATTTTTATCCGAGTTAATCGATTGCTAGTTGCTCAAGGTACCAAATATGCTTGTAAAGGGCTGGTCTggtaaaatctccagtgaagacCCAGAGCCACAGGAACAGGACTGAGCCCATAGTGCATGACTATGTATATGTGAAGAACATAAATTGACCCTTGGCTAATAAGAGAAATCATTCCAGTCTTATACCAGCAAGCAGTTCCCCATCTTCAAGCAAGATCTCAGGTCAGGGAGGTATGCAAAGAACCCTAGGAAATAACTTCCTGTACTTAAAGGTCCCTTCCTAAGATAGCTGCTGGAAAGACGTAGTGAGTGTGAGCTGCAGAGACCCCAGACACAGACACCCAGAAGCTGCTTGCATTTAAGACTTGCCCAGAACACAAGGTAGGATTCCCCATGTCAAAAAGTTCTTTAGCCCAATCTGTCCAATTCCAGGGGGTTACCTCAAATATTTATCTTGGTATTTGCAAAGACTAAACACTAATAATGTGCAGCAGATGCACAAGACTCCACGCCCATGCCAGTGGGAAGATTATTTTCACTCATCAGTGGATCTTCAGTTTGGTTACATATTTCATAAGCTTCTGAAAACAAACCTTCCAGTTTTGCTTTGAAAACTAAAAGGATGTCTCAGTGATTTGCAACAGTGAACCATTTATATGCTACATGTTACTAATCAGATATTGTTTCCCTTTTAATATAACTAAATAGTGCTACACACATCTTGTCAAAAAAGTATGGAAAAAATCTACATATCCTGCACTTTTCAGTTTTTGTAGAAGGATGTTGCAACCAGAGAGCAGGACACTGGAAGTTAACATATGTATTTTTGTAGTGATTAACTAGAGGGTTGCTTATAAACTAAATTAAATAGTAAATATCAGTAGCAATAGTAATACATAGTTAGCATATATTGTGCTTCTCATCTGatgatctcagagtgctttacagtATGGGTAAGTATCATCCTCATTTTAAGTTGTTAAGAactcttcttcctttctctctctctctctcactcactctcacatacacattctctctctttctcctccctcctccccccccacccgccccacaAAAAGGTGCCTGGCAAAGGTTTCTCAAATTAGCTCACTTCAGTTTATGAGACTCATGGTCCAAGAAGATCTacttgtgttttatttatttttgtcaataCTCCCTGTTTTCATTGTCACGGCTCAGAGTTAATTGTACCTTTGACTACTGTCTGCCTTCCTGAGTGCAACCCTCTTAAGTGTTAAGACTTCTTCACTTCACCTGTCCCAAGATGGAATCCTGCGATTTTCCCACTCTCAGATTGGGTCCTGTATACCAACTGTGATTCCGCAGCGAGTCCCACTATTTTTCCTTTCATGAGCTGTGACCAGTGTGTGAATACAGGGACGTAAAACAGCCTTCCCAAAACAAAGTATTACTTATTCTCATCAATAGGAACAAAGCATAACAAAAGCAAAGGGCTCTTAACACAAGAGCCTACATGCGTAATTGTCTTACCTAAAGCGTGGGTAGGCCTAGCTGATGTGACAACCCCATTTTTGGGAACTGGTGGTGGGAGGCAGCTGGGCTCTAACTGCCTGGCTCCTGCCATGAAATTGACATGAGaaccaacagctgatgtaagtaaggcagtgtctacacacacactgcttcgccctaactacaccgacataagccttatgcctctcgtggaggtgcaGTTATTATgctggtgtagtagggcacttacgtCGGCAGGAGGAAGGCTgaagtgtagacactgacataattaggtcaataagctgccttatgttgaccttaCTGTGTAGCGTAGAGCAGCCCTTTGTTACGCTGTTGGGTGTAGTGACTGCTTATTTTTAGGCCGTAAGGCACGTATAGAGTAATTGTATAGCCATTTGGCcttaaaggaatttatggttataTTAGTGTCTGGTGGTCTCccacattaatattaataattagtaatattattaataattccaacatGCTAGTGTACATTCTCCACCCTTTGGAAACATGACAAGCAACACCTTAACAATccttcacattttatttattagAAATAGTAGCTCTGACCATGACCcacctgaaggaaaaaaaattcaagataTGGCCTACATAGTTTTTGTACTGATACCACTTTTGATTAGAGGTGGGATTTTTAACCACAATACTTTATTGGTAAAagtcctagtgtggatgcaattatacttgaataaaggtgccttatactggtataacttaggtcatgtctacacagcaaacttTTGCAAACAAGTTACATCGGCATAAAGCTGATGCAGTTAGTATACCACTTGTGTGCAAGCATACTTAGTTCCTTGTATCAGCACTGCATGGACTCAGGAGTGCGTGTGTTGATGCTCTGTGCGGTGCACCACGGGTTTCCCATTGTGGTGGGATGTAGGTGCTTGGTCCCACTGCCTTTTGGGAAGATCTGGCAATGCATTGTCAGGCAGAAATGAGTCATGCAGGGGTGATCTGGGAGCAAGGGGTCACCTTACAGGCaagcaactttctccatcccataaggTCATCTACATCCCATAATtttcctaccttttaaaaaaatcccacaagccTGCGTGGCCCTCCTCGCTGTCTgacatctctgacagaagcatgaagcctgcatagctctgcactattgtattgagcattgcaagcacaggatgcATGATCCTCTggcatttgcagagctgcaagaagaacCAAATCAGCACAGAACATGATGATTTCATAGAGGGCCAATGCTGTGGGACACAGTGAGAACCAATTCAAGATTCTTGGTGGTGTtcaaggagcagctgcagacggTGCAGCACTGCTTCTGAGACAGAGAAATGAGACCTGATTGGTGGGATTGCATCGTAATGCAGGTTTGCGATgataagcagtggctgcagaacttttggatgtgcaatgccccattcctggatctgtgtgctgagcttgccccagccctcgagcacagggacaccagaatgagagctgcactgacaatggagaagtgagtggcgatcaCACTGTGGAAACTTACAATGCCTGATTGTTACcggtcaatgggaaatcattttggagttggaaaatccccTCTGGGGGCTGATGTCATGTAAGTgagcagggccattaatcgcctcctgcaggactgtgactcttggcaatgtgcaggacttagtggatggatttgcagcagcaGGGTTCCACAACTGCAGTCAAgtatatccctattttggcacctgACCAGCTTGCCACAGCATACAGctacagaaagggctacttttctatggttatgcaagtacTGCTGGATCACCAGCGATGCTTTACCAACATCAaagtgggctggtcagggaagctGCACGACACTCGCATCTTAAGAACACAGGAATGTTCAGAAAACTACAAGCTGGGACCTACTTTTCCGACCAATGGATCACGACAggcgatgttgaaatgccaacagtgatCTGGAGGGACTAGCCTACCCTTTGCTCTCCTGGCTCATAAAGCCATACACCAGCCATCTTGACGGCACTAAAGAAAGATTCAACTActagctcagcaggtgcagaatgacagttgaatgtactTTTGGCAGACTGAAGGGAAGCTGgcgttgtttactcacaagattggatcttagtgagaaaaatatcccaatggttatagctgcctccTGTGTCCTGCACAATATCTctgaagaaaagggggaaaagttgctGCCTGGATGAAGAACAGAAGTGGAgcggctgtctgctgagtttgaacagccagacaaaaaggctattagaagagctcaacatGGAGCTATATGGCTCAAGGAGGCTTTGAAAAAACACTGACAGTGAAACCACAGTAATGGGTTGTGATGTATTGTGCTCTACCTGCGCCTTGCTGTCTTGGGGCTTGTTAGGAATTATGGAGTTCTGTACTCGGTGTATATTTATGAATATAACAGTGTCAATGCACCTATTTattttgtggtgcttgctgtacatttatgactATTGCactgtttgtcactgatcctgtGAGTTGTGTCAGACCGTACAGCAAGTGGGTGCTTTCACTACCATtaggcattctgcagcatatGCTGGGaagtaaaatattattttctaaaCAATAAAATTTTATTGAGTAAGGcaaatattgtaaaaaaaattctgtgcaaattAAAAGCAAATGCATTAAAGCCTTAATAAATTTATGGAACAGAACTTAAGTAGTGGAAAAAACATTCAGGTTCATTTTAGCTACACACAACCACcatggctttcacaggtcagtaGATATGAAGCTGTGGTTCTCCTTAACATCCCTCTAGGGAGGAGTGGTAGGGCTAGGGATGCCATGGTAGGGTAGGCCTTTGATGCCATGTGGAACATAGAGGGGGATTAGGGAGGTGCTGTAATGGAGTTTTCCAGAGACTGCAAAGGGAGGCAAGTCCGTGATTGTTGAACCTGcaggtccacaagagtctgcagcatctgtgtttgctgccagagaagccccattaCATCCTGGTATGtctccctccctttccttttcctggtGGGACTCCTGTGCCTCTCTCCTGTCAGGTCTTTCCTTCTCCATACAGTCTGcattcaccctccaggccctATGCTcgtggtctgatgcagcactggcttccCAGATTTCACTGAACATGTCATCtcaagtcctcttctttctcctccttctctggCTCTGGAGTTCTGCGGGTGTGAAGGGGGAATCCCTCAAggctgcaacagcagcagctatAGAAAAACATTCAGAGATACCATTGTCaattaacaccattaatttgggcttgaatagggactgggagtgggtggatcattacagaagcagctttgcctctcctggaattgacacctcctcatctattgttgggagtggactacatccaccctgatcgaattggc is a genomic window containing:
- the MOB1B gene encoding MOB kinase activator 1B isoform X3, giving the protein MSFLFGSRSSKTFKPKKNIPEGSHQYELLKHAEATLGSGNLRMAVMLPEGEDLNEWVAVNTVDFFNQINMLYGTITDFCTEESCPVMSAGPKYEYHWADGTNIKKPIKCSAPKYIDYLMTWVQDQLDDETLFPSKIGVPFPKNFMSVAKTILKRLFRVYAHIYHQHFDPVIQLQEEAHLNTSFKHFIFFVQEFNLIDRRELAPLQELIEKLTSKDR
- the MOB1B gene encoding MOB kinase activator 1B isoform X1: MVFCCSCSMSPNVNPRVWGSGQEWFFGSRSSKTFKPKKNIPEGSHQYELLKHAEATLGSGNLRMAVMLPEGEDLNEWVAVNTVDFFNQINMLYGTITDFCTEESCPVMSAGPKYEYHWADGTNIKKPIKCSAPKYIDYLMTWVQDQLDDETLFPSKIGVPFPKNFMSVAKTILKRLFRVYAHIYHQHFDPVIQLQEEAHLNTSFKHFIFFVQEFNLIDRRELAPLQELIEKLTSKDR
- the MOB1B gene encoding MOB kinase activator 1B isoform X2, which encodes MLLFCGSRSSKTFKPKKNIPEGSHQYELLKHAEATLGSGNLRMAVMLPEGEDLNEWVAVNTVDFFNQINMLYGTITDFCTEESCPVMSAGPKYEYHWADGTNIKKPIKCSAPKYIDYLMTWVQDQLDDETLFPSKIGVPFPKNFMSVAKTILKRLFRVYAHIYHQHFDPVIQLQEEAHLNTSFKHFIFFVQEFNLIDRRELAPLQELIEKLTSKDR